One region of Streptomyces capillispiralis genomic DNA includes:
- the abc-f gene encoding ribosomal protection-like ABC-F family protein yields the protein MISASGIELRAGARVLIESATFRVAKGDRIGLVGRNGAGKTTLTKVLAGQGIPAGGTVTRSGEVGYLPQDPRTGDLDVLARDRILSARGLDVLLRKMRENEQRIANGQGATREKALRQYERQETEFLTKGGYAAEAEAATIAAALNLPDRVLGQPLHTLSGGQRRRVELARILFSDADTLLLDEPTNHLDADSIVWLRDYLKTYRGGFIVISHDVDLVETVVNKVFYLDANRATIDVYNMGWRLYQQQREADEKRRRRERQNAEKKAAALNSQADKMRAKATKTVAAQNMARRAEKLLAGLEDVRQSDKVAKLRFPDPSPCGKTPLMAEGLSKSYGSLEIFTDVDLAIDKGSRVVILGLNGAGKTTLLRLLGGVEEPDTGKVVPGHGLKLGYYAQEHETLDPDRTVLENMRSAAPDMDLVEVRKVLGSFLFSGDDVDKPAGVLSGGEKTRLALATLVVSSANVLLLDEPTNNLDPASREEILGALRTYKGAVVLVTHDEGAVEALQPERIILLPDGVEDLWGADYADLVALA from the coding sequence GTGATCTCCGCCTCCGGCATCGAGCTGCGCGCCGGTGCCCGCGTCCTCATCGAAAGCGCCACCTTCCGCGTCGCCAAGGGCGACCGCATCGGCCTGGTCGGCCGCAACGGCGCAGGCAAGACCACCCTCACCAAGGTCCTCGCCGGCCAGGGCATTCCGGCCGGCGGCACCGTCACCCGCTCCGGCGAGGTCGGCTACCTTCCCCAGGACCCCCGCACCGGCGACCTCGACGTCCTCGCCCGCGACCGCATCCTCTCCGCGCGCGGACTCGACGTCCTGCTCCGCAAGATGCGCGAGAACGAACAGCGCATCGCCAACGGCCAGGGCGCCACCCGCGAGAAGGCCCTGCGGCAGTACGAGCGCCAGGAGACCGAGTTCCTCACCAAGGGCGGGTACGCCGCCGAGGCCGAGGCCGCCACCATCGCCGCCGCGCTGAACCTGCCCGACCGGGTGCTCGGCCAGCCGCTGCACACCCTCTCCGGCGGTCAGCGCCGCCGCGTCGAACTGGCCCGCATCCTCTTCTCCGACGCGGACACCCTGCTGCTCGACGAGCCGACCAACCACCTCGACGCCGACTCGATCGTCTGGCTGCGCGACTACCTCAAGACCTACCGCGGCGGCTTCATCGTGATCTCCCACGACGTCGACCTGGTCGAGACGGTCGTCAACAAGGTGTTCTACCTGGACGCCAACCGCGCCACCATCGACGTCTACAACATGGGCTGGAGGCTCTACCAGCAGCAGCGCGAGGCCGACGAGAAGCGCCGCCGGCGCGAACGGCAGAACGCCGAGAAGAAGGCCGCCGCGCTCAACTCGCAGGCCGACAAGATGCGGGCCAAGGCCACCAAGACGGTCGCCGCGCAGAACATGGCCCGCCGCGCGGAGAAGCTGCTGGCCGGCCTCGAGGACGTCCGCCAGTCCGACAAGGTCGCCAAGCTGCGCTTCCCCGACCCCTCGCCCTGCGGCAAGACCCCGCTGATGGCCGAGGGCCTGTCGAAGTCGTACGGCTCCCTGGAGATCTTCACCGACGTCGACCTGGCCATCGACAAGGGCTCCCGGGTCGTCATCCTCGGCCTCAACGGCGCCGGCAAGACCACGCTGCTGCGCCTGCTCGGCGGGGTGGAGGAGCCCGACACCGGCAAGGTCGTCCCCGGCCACGGCCTCAAGCTCGGCTACTACGCCCAGGAGCACGAGACCCTCGACCCCGACCGCACCGTCCTGGAGAACATGCGCTCCGCCGCACCCGACATGGACCTCGTCGAGGTCCGCAAGGTGCTCGGCTCGTTCCTGTTCTCCGGCGACGACGTGGACAAGCCGGCCGGGGTGCTCTCCGGCGGCGAGAAGACCCGTCTGGCGCTCGCGACCCTCGTGGTGTCGTCGGCCAACGTGCTGCTGCTCGACGAGCCGACCAACAACCTCGACCCGGCCAGCCGCGAGGAGATCCTCGGCGCGCTGCGCACCTACAAGGGCGCGGTCGTCCTGGTCACCCACGACGAGGGAGCCGTCGAGGCGCTCCAGCCGGAGCGGATCATCCTCCTGCCGGACGGCGTCGAGGACCTGTGGGGCGCCGACTACGCGGATCTCGTCGCGCTCGCCTGA
- a CDS encoding helix-turn-helix domain-containing protein, translated as MAETLKKGSRVTGAARDKLAADLKKKYDAGASIRALAEETGRSYGFVHRMLSESGVTLRGRGGATRGKKAPSA; from the coding sequence GTGGCCGAGACTCTGAAGAAGGGCAGCCGGGTGACCGGCGCCGCGCGCGACAAGCTCGCGGCAGACCTGAAGAAGAAGTACGACGCCGGTGCGAGCATCCGGGCGTTGGCCGAGGAGACCGGCCGCTCGTATGGCTTCGTGCACCGCATGCTCAGCGAGTCGGGCGTCACGCTGCGAGGGCGTGGCGGGGCGACACGGGGCAAAAAGGCCCCTTCGGCCTGA
- a CDS encoding enoyl-CoA hydratase/isomerase family protein codes for MASSAQDLGPVLDKDGVRLTVDDAIATVTLTNPAKRNAQSPALWRALIEAGRLLPGSVRVVVLRGEGKSFSAGLDRQMFTPEGIEGEPSFIDLARHDDATLDATIAAFQEAFTWWRRSDIVSVAAVQGHAIGAGFQLALACDLRVVADDVQFAMRETSLGLVPDLAGTHPLVGLVGYARALEICATGRFVTAEESVSTGLANLAVPAAELDATVRDLAGALLAAPRDAVIETKALLRGAQDRTYDEQRAAERAAQARRLRDLAGLGE; via the coding sequence ATGGCTTCGTCCGCCCAGGACCTCGGTCCGGTACTCGACAAGGACGGCGTACGGCTCACCGTCGACGACGCGATCGCCACGGTGACGCTGACCAACCCGGCCAAGCGCAACGCGCAGAGCCCCGCTCTGTGGCGCGCGCTGATCGAGGCGGGCCGGCTGCTGCCCGGATCCGTCCGGGTCGTGGTGTTGCGCGGGGAGGGCAAGTCCTTCTCCGCCGGACTCGACCGGCAGATGTTCACGCCCGAGGGAATCGAGGGCGAGCCGTCGTTCATCGACCTGGCGCGCCATGACGACGCCACGCTGGACGCGACCATCGCCGCGTTCCAGGAGGCGTTCACCTGGTGGCGGCGCAGCGACATCGTGTCCGTCGCGGCCGTGCAGGGGCACGCCATCGGGGCCGGGTTCCAGCTGGCGCTCGCCTGTGACCTGCGCGTCGTCGCGGACGACGTGCAGTTCGCCATGCGCGAGACCAGCCTCGGCCTCGTCCCCGACCTGGCGGGCACGCACCCGCTGGTCGGGCTCGTCGGCTACGCCCGCGCGCTGGAGATCTGCGCGACCGGGCGCTTCGTCACGGCCGAGGAGTCCGTGAGCACCGGCCTGGCCAACCTGGCCGTGCCCGCGGCCGAGCTGGACGCGACGGTCCGCGACCTCGCCGGGGCGCTGCTGGCGGCTCCCCGCGACGCCGTGATCGAGACCAAGGCCCTCCTGCGCGGTGCCCAGGACCGCACCTACGACGAGCAGCGCGCCGCCGAACGCGCCGCCCAGGCCCGCCGTCTGCGCGACCTGGCCGGCCTCGGCGAGTAG
- a CDS encoding Asp23/Gls24 family envelope stress response protein: MTDMTEGGSVRAPESEKNLLETTSRRGQGTRRGGGDPATRGRTTISDGVVEKIAGLAARDVLGVHAMGSGLSRTFGAVRDRVPGGSKSVTRGVKAEVGEVQTALDLEIVVDYGVSIADVARDVRENVVAAVERMTGLEVVEVNIAVSDVKLPDEEDEEPESRLQ, encoded by the coding sequence ATGACCGACATGACCGAGGGAGGCTCGGTGAGGGCCCCCGAATCCGAGAAGAACCTCCTGGAGACCACCTCGCGCAGGGGCCAGGGAACCCGGCGCGGCGGTGGTGACCCCGCGACGCGTGGCCGGACCACCATCTCCGACGGCGTCGTGGAGAAGATCGCCGGGCTGGCCGCACGGGACGTGCTCGGCGTGCACGCCATGGGCAGCGGACTGTCCCGGACCTTCGGAGCCGTACGCGACCGGGTGCCGGGCGGCTCGAAGTCGGTGACGCGCGGCGTGAAGGCCGAGGTCGGCGAGGTGCAGACCGCGCTCGACCTGGAGATCGTCGTCGACTACGGCGTGTCGATCGCCGACGTCGCCCGGGACGTGCGGGAGAACGTCGTCGCGGCGGTGGAGCGGATGACCGGCCTGGAAGTGGTCGAGGTCAACATCGCGGTGAGTGACGTGAAGTTGCCCGACGAGGAGGACGAGGAGCCGGAGAGCCGCCTCCAGTGA
- a CDS encoding DUF6286 domain-containing protein — translation MSAPQGTGDAAPGTVMEQGPPPADATVGGSGGRRRFWSARRVPAGLLALVILVVAGAFLYDIAAVRAHRTAMGWRRDLARHLAERHLDDTWVLTGAALAAALGLWLLLLALTPGLRSLLPMRRTRPDVRAGLHRDAAATALRDRAMEVAGVRTVRVRVTRARADVRAVSHFRALDDVRADLDAVLGDAVRGLGLARPPSLSLRVRRPGRKGR, via the coding sequence ATGAGTGCACCACAGGGCACCGGGGACGCCGCCCCGGGCACGGTCATGGAGCAGGGCCCGCCGCCCGCGGACGCGACCGTCGGCGGATCCGGCGGGCGCCGGCGCTTCTGGTCGGCCCGCCGCGTCCCCGCCGGCCTGCTCGCACTGGTGATCCTGGTGGTCGCGGGCGCGTTCCTGTACGACATTGCCGCGGTGCGCGCCCACCGGACCGCCATGGGCTGGCGCCGCGACCTGGCCCGGCACCTGGCCGAGCGGCACCTGGACGACACCTGGGTGCTGACCGGCGCCGCCCTCGCCGCCGCGCTCGGGCTCTGGCTGCTGCTGCTCGCCCTGACGCCGGGTCTGCGCTCCCTGCTCCCGATGCGCCGCACCCGTCCCGACGTCCGCGCGGGACTGCACCGGGACGCCGCCGCGACGGCGCTGCGGGACCGCGCCATGGAGGTGGCCGGCGTGCGGACGGTGCGGGTCCGGGTGACGCGCGCCCGGGCCGACGTCCGCGCGGTGTCGCACTTCCGCGCACTGGACGACGTACGGGCCGATCTGGACGCGGTGCTCGGCGACGCGGTCCGGGGGCTGGGCCTGGCCCGGCCGCCCTCGCTGTCGCTGCGGGTGCGGCGGCCCGGCCGGAAGGGGCGGTAG
- the amaP gene encoding alkaline shock response membrane anchor protein AmaP codes for MLRAVNRVLLALGGLVLTALGGSVLAIGLGAPAPSWWLHHGRHDVLLNEAERTRWRDAGWWWPAVLAALAVLVLLCLWWLVAVVRRRRLAEVLVDTGDGEGAALRGRALEHVLAEEANHLDGVERAHVLLTGRRGTPRTRVLLLLQPHVDPGTALHALTTGPLTHARDSAGLADLPAEVRLHGVRHRAERVT; via the coding sequence GTGCTCAGAGCTGTCAACCGCGTACTGCTCGCGCTCGGGGGGCTGGTGCTGACCGCCCTCGGCGGGTCCGTGCTGGCGATCGGTCTCGGGGCGCCGGCGCCCTCCTGGTGGCTGCACCACGGGCGGCACGACGTACTGCTGAACGAGGCCGAGCGGACCCGGTGGCGGGACGCCGGCTGGTGGTGGCCGGCCGTCCTCGCCGCGCTCGCCGTCCTCGTCCTGCTCTGCCTGTGGTGGCTGGTCGCGGTGGTGCGCCGGCGGCGACTGGCCGAGGTGCTGGTCGACACCGGCGACGGCGAGGGCGCGGCGCTGCGCGGCCGGGCCCTCGAACACGTCCTCGCCGAGGAGGCGAACCACCTGGACGGCGTCGAGCGGGCGCACGTCCTGCTCACCGGCCGCCGCGGCACACCGAGAACCCGGGTGCTGCTCCTGCTCCAGCCCCACGTCGACCCCGGGACCGCCCTGCACGCCCTCACCACCGGCCCGCTCACCCACGCCCGCGACTCCGCGGGCCTGGCGGACCTGCCGGCCGAGGTACGCCTGCACGGCGTCAGGCACCGCGCGGAACGCGTCACCTGA
- a CDS encoding SDR family oxidoreductase yields the protein MDLGLKDRVYVVTGATRGLGNASARELVADGAKVVVTGREEEAVAEAVSALGPHAVGVAVDNADPEAPARLIATARERFGRFDGMLVSVGGPPPGFVADTTDEQWRSAFESVFLGAVRMARAAAAELGEGGVIGFVLSGSVHEPIPGLTISNGLRPGLAGFAKSLADELGPRGIRVVGVLPGRIDTDRVRELDSLSADPEATRRAAESRIPLRRYGTPQEFGRTAAFLLSPAASYVSGVMLPVDGGVRHGF from the coding sequence ATGGATCTTGGACTGAAGGACCGGGTGTACGTGGTCACCGGGGCGACCCGCGGGCTGGGCAACGCCTCCGCGCGGGAGCTGGTCGCCGACGGCGCGAAGGTGGTCGTCACGGGGCGGGAGGAGGAGGCCGTCGCCGAGGCGGTGTCCGCGCTGGGGCCGCACGCGGTGGGCGTGGCCGTCGACAACGCCGACCCGGAGGCGCCCGCCCGGCTGATCGCCACCGCGCGGGAGCGGTTCGGCCGCTTCGACGGCATGCTCGTCAGTGTGGGCGGTCCGCCGCCGGGGTTCGTCGCCGACACCACCGACGAGCAGTGGCGGTCGGCGTTCGAGTCGGTGTTCCTGGGCGCGGTGCGGATGGCCCGGGCCGCGGCGGCGGAGCTGGGCGAGGGCGGGGTCATCGGCTTCGTGCTGTCCGGCTCGGTGCACGAGCCGATTCCCGGGCTGACCATCTCCAACGGTCTGCGTCCGGGCCTGGCGGGCTTCGCCAAGTCCCTCGCGGACGAACTGGGTCCGCGCGGCATCCGCGTCGTCGGAGTGCTGCCCGGCCGCATCGACACCGACCGGGTGCGTGAGCTGGACTCCCTGTCCGCCGACCCGGAGGCCACCCGTCGGGCCGCCGAGTCCCGCATCCCGCTGCGCCGTTACGGCACCCCTCAGGAGTTCGGGCGCACGGCCGCGTTCCTGCTGTCCCCGGCGGCGTCCTACGTGTCGGGCGTGATGCTCCCGGTGGACGGCGGGGTACGGCACGGGTTCTGA
- a CDS encoding glycoside hydrolase family 15 protein: protein MHRIEDYALIGDEQTAALVGADGSVDWLCLPRFDSAACFARLLGDDSNGSWRIAPAGADRCVRRSYREDTLVLDTEWETAEGAVRVTDLMPQRDRAPDLVRIVQGLRGRVTVRSTLRLRFDYGSVVPWVRRADGHRVAVAGPDSAWLRSVPEVPTWGEDLATVSEFTVEEGERVAFVLTWHPSHEPRPPLVDPYSSLRHSVADWRAWAAKCRYSGPHRDAVVRSLITLKALTYAPTGGIVAAPTTSLPEEPGGVRNWDYRFCWLRDSTLTLNALLAAGYREEAEAWRNWLLRAVAGDPADLQIMYGLAGERRLPEFELPWLSGFGGATPVRIGNDAVNQLQLDVYGEVMNSLALGRRSGLSPQHDVWALQTVLMDFLRTAWRQPDEGLWEVRGGRRHFVHSKVMVWVAADRAVRTLEEHPDFDGDLDGWRQLREEVHREVCEKGYDAERNTFTQSYGSRELDAALLVMPRVGFLPPDDPRVLGTIEAVRAELGQDGLLRRYTTDAGTVDGLPGQEGTFLVCSFWLAEALHLTGRHREARELFERLLGLANDVGLLAEEYDPVGGRLLGNFPQAFSHIGLVNTALALFGDEEAG from the coding sequence GTGCACCGCATCGAGGACTACGCGCTCATCGGCGACGAACAGACCGCGGCCCTGGTGGGTGCGGACGGCTCGGTCGACTGGCTCTGCCTGCCCCGCTTCGACTCGGCGGCCTGCTTCGCGCGGCTGCTCGGGGACGACAGCAACGGCAGCTGGCGCATCGCCCCGGCCGGCGCGGACCGGTGCGTCCGCCGCTCCTACCGTGAGGACACCCTGGTCCTGGACACCGAGTGGGAGACCGCCGAGGGGGCGGTGCGGGTCACCGACCTGATGCCGCAGCGCGACCGCGCACCCGATCTGGTGCGGATCGTGCAGGGCCTGCGCGGCAGGGTGACCGTGCGCAGCACGCTGCGGCTGCGCTTCGACTACGGCTCGGTGGTGCCCTGGGTGCGCCGGGCCGACGGGCACCGGGTGGCGGTGGCCGGGCCGGACTCGGCGTGGCTGCGCAGCGTGCCGGAGGTGCCCACCTGGGGCGAGGACCTGGCTACCGTCTCGGAGTTCACGGTGGAGGAGGGCGAGCGGGTCGCGTTCGTGCTCACGTGGCACCCCTCGCACGAGCCGCGGCCCCCGCTGGTCGACCCGTACTCCTCGCTGCGGCACAGCGTCGCGGACTGGCGTGCCTGGGCGGCCAAGTGCCGCTACAGCGGCCCGCACCGGGACGCGGTCGTCCGCTCGCTGATCACGCTGAAGGCGCTCACCTACGCCCCCACCGGGGGCATCGTGGCCGCGCCGACCACCTCACTGCCGGAGGAGCCGGGCGGGGTGCGCAACTGGGACTACCGCTTCTGCTGGCTGCGCGACTCCACGCTGACCCTGAACGCGCTGCTGGCCGCCGGGTACCGGGAGGAGGCGGAGGCGTGGCGGAACTGGCTGCTGCGCGCGGTCGCCGGCGATCCGGCGGACCTGCAGATCATGTACGGGCTCGCGGGCGAGCGGCGGCTGCCGGAGTTCGAGCTGCCGTGGCTGTCCGGCTTCGGCGGCGCCACGCCCGTACGGATCGGCAACGACGCCGTGAACCAGCTCCAGCTGGACGTGTACGGCGAGGTCATGAACTCCCTGGCGCTGGGCCGGCGATCGGGGCTGTCCCCCCAGCACGACGTGTGGGCGCTGCAGACGGTGCTGATGGACTTCCTGCGCACGGCCTGGCGGCAGCCGGACGAGGGGCTGTGGGAGGTGCGCGGCGGGCGGCGGCACTTCGTGCACTCCAAGGTGATGGTGTGGGTGGCGGCCGACCGCGCGGTGCGCACGCTGGAGGAGCACCCGGACTTCGACGGGGACCTCGACGGCTGGCGTCAGCTGCGCGAGGAGGTGCACCGGGAGGTGTGCGAGAAGGGGTACGACGCGGAGCGGAACACCTTCACGCAGTCCTACGGCTCGCGCGAGCTGGACGCGGCGCTGCTGGTGATGCCCCGGGTCGGTTTCCTGCCGCCCGACGATCCCCGGGTGCTGGGCACCATCGAGGCGGTCCGCGCGGAGCTGGGGCAGGACGGGCTGCTGCGCCGCTACACCACGGACGCCGGCACCGTCGACGGGCTGCCCGGGCAGGAGGGCACGTTCCTGGTGTGCTCGTTCTGGCTGGCCGAGGCCCTGCACCTGACCGGCCGGCACCGGGAGGCACGGGAGCTGTTCGAGCGGCTGCTGGGGCTGGCCAACGACGTGGGTCTGCTGGCGGAGGAGTACGACCCGGTGGGCGGGCGGCTGCTGGGGAACTTCCCGCAGGCGTTCAGTCACATCGGGCTGGTGAACACCGCCCTCGCCCTGTTCGGGGACGAGGAGGCAGGATAG
- a CDS encoding RNA polymerase sigma factor, which yields MRRRQQHPRATLPPAPGATPTGPLAGANPADLEREAGVARLFALHYSSMLRLAVLLGADDPENVVAEAYYRIYRRWRRLKDVAAAEAHLRSTVCDLTRMRIRHLQVARRHEEHPARPTDETVASAENTALLRDDQRVLIDALQQLPARQREALVLRHWLGLKESEIAAAMGITRGSVKTHTSRGIAALTQAMEARR from the coding sequence GTGAGACGCAGACAGCAGCACCCCCGGGCCACCCTGCCCCCGGCCCCGGGGGCGACGCCGACCGGACCCCTCGCCGGCGCCAATCCGGCCGACCTGGAGCGGGAGGCCGGTGTCGCCCGCCTGTTCGCGCTGCACTACTCCTCGATGCTGCGGCTGGCCGTGCTGCTCGGCGCGGACGACCCGGAGAACGTGGTGGCCGAGGCGTACTACCGGATCTACCGCAGATGGCGGCGGCTGAAGGACGTGGCCGCGGCGGAGGCCCATCTGCGCTCCACCGTCTGCGACCTGACCCGGATGCGGATACGGCACCTCCAGGTCGCCCGGCGGCACGAGGAGCACCCGGCGCGCCCCACGGACGAGACCGTGGCCTCGGCCGAGAACACCGCGCTGCTCCGCGACGACCAGCGGGTGCTGATCGACGCGCTCCAGCAGCTGCCCGCCCGGCAGCGCGAGGCACTGGTGCTGCGCCACTGGCTCGGGCTGAAGGAGAGCGAGATAGCCGCCGCCATGGGCATCACCCGCGGTTCCGTCAAGACGCACACCTCGCGCGGGATCGCCGCGCTGACCCAGGCGATGGAGGCCCGGCGATGA
- a CDS encoding sodium:solute symporter family protein, producing the protein MADGAMTATFLAVIGGASLLAVTARRLRPNGRLPSLEGWALADRALGPGWTWLLLGGTVYTAYTFTAVPGLAYGNGAPAFFAVPYTVIVCPLAFVLLSRLWSVARRHGYITAADFVRGRYGSAPLALVVALTGILATMPYLALQLLGVRAVLTAGGLYPRGATGDLVMVAVFAGLAVATYRHGLRAPAVISALKAVAVFVSLTAVCWLVLRRFGGPGAVFDGAGRALGGTDAAHSPLLLSPEQQPAYATLALGSALALLMYPHVLTAGFAADGTRTLRKVSAGLPAWTALLALCGFLGIAALAAGVRAPEGGAEAAVPMLVDRLMPGAPAGLVFGAIVVGALVPAAVMSIAAATGFVRNVYVEYVHPTATPKRQVRVAKAVSLTAKAGAVAFVFGLRDQDAINLQLLGGVWILQIFPAVAVGLYTRRLHPRALLAGWAVGMAAGTYLVVREGFSPIVPLGTGAGPLEIYAGIAALLLNLTVAVAGTAALARLGVPRGADATDLPSRLMVRRGPRTGADTP; encoded by the coding sequence ATGGCCGACGGCGCCATGACCGCGACGTTCCTCGCCGTGATCGGCGGGGCGTCGCTGCTCGCCGTCACCGCGCGCCGGCTCCGGCCGAACGGGAGGCTGCCCTCGCTGGAGGGGTGGGCGCTGGCCGACCGCGCCCTGGGCCCGGGCTGGACCTGGCTGCTGCTCGGCGGGACGGTCTACACGGCGTACACCTTCACCGCCGTACCGGGTCTGGCGTACGGCAACGGCGCGCCCGCCTTCTTCGCGGTGCCGTACACGGTGATCGTCTGTCCGCTCGCGTTCGTGCTGCTCAGCCGGTTGTGGAGCGTGGCCCGGCGGCACGGATACATCACCGCCGCCGACTTCGTGCGCGGCCGGTACGGGTCGGCTCCGCTGGCCCTGGTGGTCGCGCTGACCGGGATCCTGGCGACGATGCCGTACCTGGCGCTCCAGCTGCTCGGCGTCCGCGCGGTGCTCACCGCGGGCGGGCTGTATCCGCGCGGCGCGACCGGGGACCTGGTGATGGTGGCGGTGTTCGCGGGGCTGGCGGTGGCGACCTACCGGCACGGGCTGCGGGCGCCCGCGGTGATCTCGGCGCTGAAGGCGGTGGCGGTGTTCGTGTCGCTGACCGCCGTGTGCTGGCTGGTGCTGCGGCGGTTCGGCGGGCCCGGCGCGGTCTTCGACGGGGCGGGGCGCGCGCTCGGCGGCACGGACGCCGCCCACTCCCCGCTGCTGCTGTCCCCCGAGCAGCAGCCCGCCTACGCCACCCTGGCGCTCGGTTCGGCGCTGGCGCTGCTGATGTACCCGCACGTGCTGACCGCCGGGTTCGCCGCCGACGGGACGCGCACCCTGCGCAAGGTGTCGGCGGGGCTGCCCGCCTGGACGGCGCTGCTGGCGCTCTGCGGGTTCCTCGGCATCGCGGCCCTGGCGGCGGGCGTACGGGCACCCGAGGGCGGCGCCGAAGCCGCCGTGCCGATGCTCGTCGACCGGCTGATGCCGGGCGCGCCGGCCGGGCTGGTGTTCGGGGCGATCGTGGTGGGCGCGCTGGTCCCGGCGGCGGTGATGTCGATCGCCGCGGCGACCGGCTTCGTACGGAACGTGTACGTCGAGTACGTGCACCCGACGGCCACGCCGAAACGGCAGGTGCGGGTGGCCAAGGCGGTGTCCCTGACCGCCAAGGCCGGGGCGGTGGCCTTCGTGTTCGGGCTGCGCGACCAGGACGCGATCAACCTCCAGCTGCTCGGCGGGGTGTGGATCCTGCAGATCTTCCCGGCGGTGGCGGTCGGCCTCTACACGCGCCGGCTGCACCCGCGCGCGCTGCTCGCGGGATGGGCCGTCGGCATGGCCGCCGGGACGTACCTGGTGGTGCGCGAGGGGTTCTCGCCGATCGTGCCGCTCGGCACCGGCGCCGGGCCGCTGGAGATCTACGCCGGGATCGCCGCCCTGCTGCTCAACCTGACCGTCGCGGTGGCCGGCACCGCGGCCCTCGCCCGCCTCGGCGTCCCGCGCGGCGCCGACGCCACCGACCTGCCGTCCCGCCTGATGGTCAGGCGGGGCCCTCGGACGGGAGCGGACACCCCGTGA
- a CDS encoding SURF1 family protein: MYRFLLSRQWVIITLVALLLIPTMIRLGFWQMDRHDERAARNRLVAEALAADPVPVERLAAPGQAVTRAERYRTVTAEGHFDTDDEVVVRRRTNGDDEVGFHVLTPFVLDDGRVLLVNRGWIPGGPSQSAFPEVPAPPRGEITIEGRLMPDETTAASGIKDLEGLPERQIMLIDSEREAERLGARVLGGYVAQTAPEPKDGTPQRLGNPGEENAALNYAYAVQWWLFAAAVPVGWVVLVRREARERARPAARTTDAAEPGGAESHGEAAGAGKPESAGV, encoded by the coding sequence GTGTACCGCTTTCTGTTGTCCCGCCAATGGGTGATCATCACGCTGGTCGCCCTGCTCCTCATCCCCACGATGATCAGGCTGGGCTTCTGGCAGATGGACCGCCACGACGAGCGCGCCGCCCGCAACCGGCTGGTCGCCGAGGCGCTGGCCGCCGACCCGGTGCCGGTGGAGCGGCTGGCCGCCCCCGGACAGGCCGTGACGCGTGCCGAGCGGTACCGGACCGTGACGGCCGAGGGCCACTTCGACACCGATGACGAGGTCGTCGTCCGCCGCCGCACCAACGGCGACGACGAGGTGGGCTTCCACGTCCTGACCCCGTTCGTCCTCGACGACGGCAGGGTCCTGCTGGTCAACCGGGGCTGGATCCCGGGCGGGCCGAGCCAGAGCGCGTTCCCCGAGGTCCCCGCACCGCCGCGCGGCGAGATCACCATCGAGGGCCGGCTGATGCCCGACGAGACGACCGCCGCGAGCGGCATCAAGGACCTCGAGGGCCTGCCCGAGCGGCAGATCATGCTGATCGACAGCGAGCGGGAGGCCGAGCGCCTCGGCGCCCGGGTGCTCGGCGGCTATGTGGCGCAGACGGCGCCCGAGCCGAAGGACGGCACCCCGCAGCGGCTGGGGAACCCCGGCGAGGAGAACGCCGCGCTGAACTACGCGTACGCCGTCCAGTGGTGGCTGTTCGCGGCGGCCGTGCCGGTGGGCTGGGTCGTGCTGGTGCGCCGCGAGGCCCGGGAGCGGGCCCGGCCGGCGGCCCGGACGACCGACGCCGCCGAGCCCGGCGGCGCGGAGTCCCACGGCGAGGCCGCCGGTGCCGGGAAGCCGGAGTCGGCCGGGGTGTAG